Genomic segment of Zootoca vivipara chromosome 4, rZooViv1.1, whole genome shotgun sequence:
TTCTTTCACATCTtcatctttccttttaaaaaggcagagaAATGTTAAGACTGCCACAAGCAACTTTATTAAAGTAGTAGCATATAATTGAAACAACAGGTAGTTTAGTATTTGCTGCAGAGTGTGAACACAGCACAACTTAATTCATGGCTCTTGAGCTTAGTGCTgattgctgagagagagagagagagagagagagagagagcatgcaaacGAACACACTCTTGAgtctaaatatataaaatgtgATATTAAAACACTAGTAAAATCATAAATCTAAATCTTTCAAGGTTCATGTTTTCATTTTCAACAATGAAATCATACTCTAAACTACAAACACAAAGTAGAATTTGATTTTCCATTTTGAATCTACCCTTAAATAATCTGAATCTGTTTTTATGGTGACAAAGTCAACCTGCTTTGGCATGGTTTTAGAATGTCACTTTATTATGGGTTTAGGTatcaaaatgtaaatatttttgcAGAAACTCTCAATCAAGTTAATGCCATGGGGAAATTCTCATAGCCACAGATCAAGCATATTGCCAGAAATCATTTACCAGCTACCTAACAAGATCTTTGTTCCATTTCTAACATGTCTTTGCCTAACCCAGAACCCATGGCTCTGTtgggctcccatcagcctcagccaccacAGACAGTGGGGAATTCCAAATAGTTATATTTGGTATGTAAACAAGATCTGTTTCTTACATTCCTAAGATACTACCTAGCTAATATCAAggcacattttgtatttttgatcGTTTTTGAAacaacagtttgtttgtttttaatgtgccaAAGGAGACTTTACGTACTATTTGTTTATCACCACTTGTTATCAATGTGATCATCTAAGCACTGGGGATACTGGATGGATATCAGATTTTATGGGAAGCCTACCTTTCATTCTttccttacttttaaaaaaagaggagaaaaggagCAAAATGTTTTCATAAATAAAGCAGTTATAATTGCAAACTTGTTCATAAATAGTTTCTGGGAGAAGACCCTATTTTGCTGATGCATGACTAAAACAAGGCTTATGACAGATAAGTTTCTGAGTTTGTTTGAAAAGTTAATCAAGTTCATTGTACTCGTTGCACTGTCTTCCATTTTATTCCAGGCACTATCAGAAAAGTGTAAGTGAAGATTTACTAAGAATTTTAACTCCTACACTGTAAAACCCCAGAGAAGAACATGAATTTTTCACTTGCTGAAAATGAAACTGGAAAAAACTCCACAGAAATGCCTGTTACTTACTGTGATACGGAAGAGAAATCACTATCTTTAACTCTACTATTTTCATATTCGGTCATTTTTGTAATTGGATTGGTTGGCAATATTACTGCCCTGTATGTTTTTCTGGGCATTCCTTGCAAGAAGAACTCTATCCATGTTTATTTGCTTAATGTTGCCATCGCAGATCTCTTACTGATATTTTGTCTCCCTTTCCGAATATTCTATCACATAGCCCAGAACAAGTGGCTGTTGGGCTTGTTATTTTGCAAGATTGTAGGAAACTTATTTTATATGAACATGTACATCAGCATTGTACTACTAGGGCTTATTAGTTGGGACCGTTATGTAAAAATTAACAAATCTATACCACGCGCTAGAGTGTTAACAGCAAGACAAAGCGTATATTTGTGTTGTACGCTGTGGACAGTTGCAATAATGGGATTTATACTGATGGTTGTTCAGTCTACCAGGAATGAAGATAAATATTCATCAAAATGTTTCCATTACAGAGAGAAGCAAAACGCAAAAATGGAAGCAGGTGTTAATTATATTCTTGTTATAATATTTTGGATTGTTTCCATCCTACTGATTCTGTCGTATGTTAAAATTGCAAACAATCTTCTGAAAATTTCCAAGAAGAGAACAAGTTTTCCTAATACTAGAACATATGTTGCCATTGCAAGGAAATCTTTCATAGTACTTATCATTTTCACATTATGCTTTGTTCCTTATCAtatattcagatttatttatatcACTTCACAACTACAAAAAACTTCTTGTTACTGGAAACAGATCATTCACAAATACAATGAGATCACATTAGTCTTCTCATCATTTAACAGCTGCTTAGATCCAGTTATGTATTTCTTCATGTCCAGAAGTGTCCGGAAAACTGTACTTCAACTGATTTGTAAGCGACTTCATGTGGATTCAAGTGTGAATGAGAGTACTTCAGAGACAAAACAAGGACATTCTTTTCAAGATAACTCAGAAATCCCAAGTCACCATTCCAGAATGCATCTTAATAAGATTAACAATTAACATATATTTCTGCTCAGAAGTAACTTCCATTTGAGTTCAGTGAGTGAATAGGATTGTAGCTTAAAGTTAACAAATCCTGTCAACAGAGATAACATTTTTGCATGGTCTTAGTTTTAGTTACTCTCATGCAGAACTTCCTTAAGAATTTGCTTTGGTTATCACATATATAATTTTGTAATAGCTAAGACTTTTAAATTTAAGAGTAAGGTTTCTGAGATGAAAAAGTAGTAATAGCTGTAGATGCAGTAGACTtttgaaaaggtgtgtgtgtaaagtatATTAGAAGCAGAAAGTAATCTCCGCAGAAGACTCTTGTGTATGTAATGATGTTTGCTAGCATTAATTCTCAATAACATTTTACAACTGTACTGCAGACTTACATTAATTAAAACTATTTGTGTCAATGGATTCCAAACTATACTGTATACATGCAGACAAGTATCTCAAATATTACAAAACAAGTTTAGTGTGTTCACtcgtttcttttcattttaacataaaacacatataaaataaaaaataccttataaagcaggaagaaaataataataagaatctAGCGGAGTAAATATGCTTAGAATTACACTGCACATGTAACCAAGGGTTACAAAAGTCAGAAAATGTAGAATGAATTGTTAACCATGAATCCTTAACAATGAAATTGAAATAGAGCAGGTAAAAATTCTATATTGCACTTTCCTGATTATGGCTACTAACCCGTTGCTGACACTACTGAATTAGAAATGATTGGAAAGCACTCTGTATTGCCAAGTGTGGGTGCCAAGCAGGAGATGGCAGAGGATCCTTTCACAGCCATGTTTAAAAGGGGCAGTGGCATGTGCAGGTTGCCATGCAAGAATGAAAGGGCTACATTTGCTGAAACTCCAGCACTGTCAGTCTTTGCATTTTGATTACCTTAAAGAAGAAATATTCTCTAATGAAATATGCAGACATCCCACACTTAATATTTGTCTTCTAGCTGGTTATTCCTACATTATACGTACCTCGCATATAGTAGAACCCTAAAACACATCTCTGTGTTTtgataatattaaaataaaatgagaaaaattGTAGTACCTTGTGAGTGGGTTTGGGCATTCTAAGCCCCTGCAAGTGGTTAAAATCCCACTGTGGTGTTCCTGAATAGAAAAGGGTCAGATACTGTATCTGGTTCCTCTGATCGCAACTGAATAACACTATCAGCAACTGACTGCTTGCTTCTGCATTTGTTTTTGTAAGCCACAGTCTAAATTAGCAACCCAAATTTCCTGAGCCACAATAATTTAAACGATTGTTGCATGTATTATGGATACAGTAATGTTTTTATCGGTCTGCTTGTAACATGCATGGCAAAGTTCACTTTCTATCAGGCTTCTATACAGTATGTCTAGAAGATGGCCGTAAATAGGTGAAATGGTGGCTCCAACATCACAACTTGTGTTGGGGTCTTTGCCCGTAACTGGATCCATTGCTGGCAAAATTATACAATGAAGAACCCTGGCCATGTCACCATGGAGGTACAGCACTGGGCAGCCACAGTCTTTCAGTCAAAAAGGACTAAGCGAACCTGAGACAAAGCTGTTATCCAGGAAGGGGGGGTAGAAGATGTTTCATGTTGCAGAAGTTAAGCAGAATAGGTTTGCTTAGCCCTAGCCTGCCATAATTCAGAAGTTGCTTTATCTGTAGCAATCAGAGACACTGTTTAGTCTTTGGGCCTATAAGCCTCAAAGTTCCAGTTCTAAATAACAACATACATGcaggaagtaagtgttcccaTCCTAAACCATGCCTTTgccaatgttatttatttatttggctttgAGTAAGAACCAAAGCTAAAGAAATACCTACTATTTTACTTACTACATTGCCTCTAAAAGGTTTAAAATTAGTgcttaggtggcgctgtgggttaaaccacagagtctagggcttgctgatcagaaggtcggcggttcgaatccctgcaacggggtgagctcctgctgctcggtcccagctcctgcccacctagcagttcgaaagcacatcaaagtgcaagtagataaatagggaccgctccagcgggaaggtaaacggtgtttctgtgtgctgctctggttcgccagaagcagctttggccacatgacccggaagctgtctgcggacaaacgccggctccctcggcctatagagcgagatgagcgccgcaaccccagaattggacacgactggacctgatggtcaggggcacctttacctatCTCTCTGGTAAAGCCACATATaatgcccaatgtatcattgcaATTAATTAAAAGTGCTCTATCAAAATGCAGACATAGAAACTCTCACTCTACTAAATATAACAACAGAACAGACCTTTACTCTCAATTTCTGTTCAGTATATCAATACTAATGCTGCTATTCAATTTGCAAACACATATACAAATACTGGGGGGGAATATAATTTACAATTAAATCTTACTGTGGAAAACACCAAAGCAATTGTTTTTACAGATTACAGAAACCATTTACAAGCAGACCatacaatattttcatttttatttgatgtGTAGCAAAACACTGCTAAATATAGAATATTTTCATCAGATATTCTCCAACGCAGTTCAAGAAAAGCAAGCTCAAAACTCTCTTCAATGCAAGGAATTAGTTGAAGAGTTCTTTGAATTCTGGCCACTGATTTAACCAAGCTATCTTGACTCACATGTTGTTAACTTACAGCAACTATTTTTGTTTAGTGGTTAGAGGCACCCTGTGACTTCTGCACCTTcctcaacacattaaaaaaaagtttgttgtaCTTAGTATTgtagaaattatggaaagagaaaataacatttattctaaagAAGACTGCAGAATACAGTACATGCAGATAATAATCATTGCTTAATTTTCCCATCTCCAAAAATCCTACCCAGACATTTAAAAGTCTAGCTATTACAAAATCATATAAGTGGTTACCAAAGTAAAATCTTAAGGAAAATCTACATGACACTAACTAAAGCTAAGCTAACAAATATCAGTTAATAGTGACCAAATCGAATTCCTAAGCATCATAAAAGCttctgtacattattattattatgtattacatTACATTATTATACAGTATAATGGTATTGCAATTGTTTTCAagatattttattgttttctcactTGTTGTTTGCCATCCTGGGCCTTTtaagaggaggggtgggataaaaatttaacaaataaaatataatccaTTATCATCTGAACCTTTCATGAGTCTTTAAAATTTTCTAGTTGATAGCTTACTTTTTGAACAGTAATACTGTTCAAAAACTGAATATATGCACATtgacaaaatgcattatataaatgttataaatacataaataaaagttATGTAATGCAACAGCTTGTAGAGTTTTCTGTTTTAGTGCAGCAACTCCAGGAATTGAAAGGACACTACAGACATGGATTCATCACATTTTCAATATGTCCCAATTAAAGCTGACTCTCCAGAGTCTGTGTTTAATTCCTTATAACGGTGAAACAAGACTGGGTTTCTTTGATAAGACCTTACTCTATGTTTTAACACAGCTGAAGATCAAATGTATTCAAAGGAATCAAACAGTGACACCTAGCTTATGGCATTAGGGAACACAAGCAAGCAGAAATCTATAATTTCCACCAAGATATACTGGTATTCACAATAGCTGAAGGTTTGTTGTTAAGATTTATAAACtatagtaaagaaaaagaaaaagcttcacATTAGAAAGataaaacaaataatgaataataTTTAGGGACCAATCCACTCAAATGTGGGCACAGCACCCACACATAGGCAGGCGCAAGTCCCACACTGCCGTTTTAGGCAGTGCAGAACCTGCAGGTGCCTAAGCCACCATGTTACTCctaaaaagtttcatgagccccatttttttttataaaaaacccctcattttgtcacccccttcagtgaTGACACTCGGGGCGGACCACACACCCCGCAccctccttcctctgccactggtctCAGTCAAGTTGGAGGAGATGAGGAGGAGTGTGAGAACTGGAGGCTTTGCATGGGTTTGTTCTAGCTCATACGTGTGGTATTAAAGCATGGTTTTAGTATTACTTGCAAACAAGCCCATTGAATCTTACCCCACTAATAGAGCTCTGTTTTCATCATTCCCTACCGGTACCACACCAACTCACATTTGTAGGTGCACGGGAGCATTACAGAGCCTGGGAGACCTATGCATACCTTCCACATTTTCACTAAGCCCTCCTTCTTTGTGCCATGCAAGTTACTCAACTGGATCAAGCACTATGTTTTTATGAAACATTAATAATACATATCATTAAGGGTCTACAGAGCCCAACTGGACTCTCCTGTGCATTGAACCTGCATTCAACTGGAACAATAAATAACAGATGCTATGGAAACAAATGAATTTAATACATAGCCTGTGGAACTTATGTTCTAGCTTCTATTTTAAAGAATGTGGCTGTGGAGATAAATACAGCAGCAACGTATTTTAAAGGATCATAAATTCAAGGCCAAAAAgtgtgggatgtgtgtgtgtgtgtgtgtgaatgcataaACAATTTGCTAATGTTACAATTTTCAGTATTTTGGTAGTTGCACCAAAGATTCTGGAAGTCCCAGTTGCTACCGTAACAGGCGCTTTGCCTTACCTTCCAAGAATGGGTTAAACTACATGGCAACAAAGAAAAAGGCAGATAATATAAATGCCACACTTTACTGTTAACACAGTAAAGGGTAAATATTTTTGTGATGTTAATATGACTTACCTTCACATCTCTGTGAATTATGTTATTATCATGACAATAGCGTAGTGCTTCCAGTATCTGTCTCATGTAATGActgcaaaatcaaaatataaataaaattattatagctTTACAAATATAGCATAGGAATTGTGCTCAGGTTGTTTTTGAGACCATTTTAAGGcccaaggctgcaatcttatacagtggtacctctggttacgaaattaattcgttccggaggtccattcttaagctgaaaccgatcttatcctgaggcgcgctttcactaatggggcctccagtgTGCAATTTccgttcacatcctggggcaaagttcacaaccaggagcagctacttccgggttagtggagcacgtaacctgaagcattcataaccagaggtaccactgtatacactttgCTAGGAATAAGCTCTGTTGGATACAGTAAGTGTTACATTTGAGTAAACCTAGGATTTCACATTTAGTCCCTAGAAAGAGCAGACAACCTCCCTCTGTCAGCCAAATGATGATCAATTGACAAGGAGATGGAGAAAAAAGGGGTGTCTTGCTGGGTGTCATCCTGCAATCAACCACAGAGATGATTTATAGACTTCTGCTGCCCTCCTGAACTTGTGGATTAGTGCACAAAATATCCAAATCCAGTGGTTCATTTCCTAGTTTCCCTCCATAGCAGCCCTTTGTGCATGCAGTATCTACTATTGCTAGATTGGATCAAGCACTAGCATATGATGTATGCAACATGCAAATATTAGCTGCATTTGGACTTCACACTAAGCTGTGGTTTAGCGAGACACCTGCTTCCAGGCTCACACCTTATTTTTAACTATCAAAGCTAATATACTTCCTCTCCATAACACTGTCCAGTTCTTTATTAAAATCAACTCAACTAGTGGTCATCACTACGTCTTATGGAAATCAATTCCCTGTTAATTATGCACCATGTgagaaaacttttctctgtcaTGAAAGTAACATATGtatgtggatatatatatatgaatgattaaTCCTAGGGTTTTAAGGGAGGAATAATATTTGTTTATTCTTACCAGATTACCCACAATTTAATAACTCTTTATTTTGCCCCCTCTTAGTTGCCTTTTCCAAACTATGTAAAGCAGTTTTGGACACAGAGGAGTCAAAATTACAGTGTTCAAATGTGAGTTCATTTCACTGGAAATCTTGAACTGAAGGAtggaatagaaatgttttaaatgaagaaaCAAAATGTTTATCTTTTAGGAATTCCTAACATTGAATTTGCCTTTTGTCTGCTCCAATAGTAAAATGTCCAATGAGCGCTCCACCAATCACCCCAAAATTGTTTCTTAAGTAAACTGTAGTCTCCTTGAGGCAGAGAACTGTATTATGTTATTTTGCAAAGCATCATACACAGTGATGATGCTATGCTGTTGATAATTATCATAATCTTAATCTTCCAACTCTCCTAGTTTTGACTGTTGGATTTAGCTGGTTTTTAAATGCTAATCTGTTGAAGTCTTATTATATTAGACTGTATAAATTTGAATTGATAGTGTAACATGTTCATTTTTTGTAACTACTTTAGGAGGCTGTATAcatgaaaggtggcatataaatgtttaataacatttcccttagGGACTAGTACTCACCTATACAATCACACATGTTCATTCTGAAGCAACAATGGTATTTAAATTCATCCCTGTTATTTTCCCCATGCTGCAATTTACTTTGCCCAGTGGATGGCACTCTTCTACTCTATACTAAACTAATGCCAAAATAATTGTTACTACATACAGAATGCTGTGAAAAACCtggatttttaaagatttgcagaTTAACATGTACTTCTGAAAAACTATGTTTTATGAAACGGCTACCTTTTATTCAAAACAGAGCTGAAAACGTAATAGTGAATAAAAAGACCCAAAATTTATTCCATGTATACACGCTAGTTTTCAGTTTGCTTATTATTTACTAAACTTGTACACCTTTCACCCAACAAGGGTTTAAAGACTGTTTATAgcgaaataaaaacaaattaaaagcaatCCAGTTAAAGCCAATAAACAAAACACCACACAATATAAAAATCAACAGAACACAGCGGCAATTATGGAACATAAGACAGCAACTGAACTATCAAGTGTCTCAGCCTGCCTACAGGACTCCAAAAGAGCCAAAAAGCACATCTTGTGGAAGAACTTTCCTCTATTTGAGGGATCAGCTTGAGGGAAACCTGATCCTTCATTTTGTTGCTACATCTAAATTGACCAGGTGTCAGCAACGTTTTCCGGCTGTGGGCTGGATCATTCCCATGGACAatcatccgtgggccggacatgcacATGCGCATGCCCGGAAGCCGAAAATCGTGCCTGCACAAAAGTGATTTTTGgggtctgggcatgcgcagaaacggtttctggcatctgtgcatgtgcagctgccatttccggcaccactcagcgagtcccggtttagcgcagtgcgcgggggacttgccgagcgggcggctcgctGACTGGGTTGCTCATGGGCTggataaatggcctccgtgggccagatccggcccatatgggctggaggttgccaacctctgaaaTTGACTCACTTAAACTTTGAATCCTCACAGAAAAACGAAGCAGTAGGACCATTAACAGCTTCAACTGATGAATGTGGATCCCATCTGACTATATGGGTTGTATGTCCAGAACAATCACATGGTAGTGTTGCAGCAGCTGGTGGAACCAAGCAATTTCAGTGCAATGTCCATGTTTGCTTTACACTGCCTCATAAAACAGATATTGCTTGATTCCTGAAATAATTTACATGCAGGTAAGCAATACAAGGTGGAATAACTCTTCAAAGCAAACTTTGGTGGGGTGCATTTCCCCATTTTCAGGGAAGAACTCACATTCATATCACCCTGCACACACTTTAAGACTGACAATGGGGGCTCATTGCACGTGCCTGCCTCCAACATGGACAGGACCTTATCTGTAGTGGTCCCATGTCTCTGGAATGCATtaccaactgttgttgttgtttagtcgtttagtcgtgtccgactcttcgtgaccccatggaccatagcacgccaggcactcctgtcttgcactgcctcccgcaatttggtcaaactcatgttcgtagcttcgagaacactgtccaaccatcttgtcctctgtcgtccccttctcctagtgccctcaatctttcccaacatcagggtcttttccaaggattcttctcttctcatgaggtggccaaagtaccgtgtttctcatattataagacatgtcttatatttattttttcctcaaaaaaacacactatggcttattttcaagggatgtcttatttttttcctcctcctcctgccgcagccggcattgctgctgctcctatcactatgtcttattttcggggtatggcttatattccttgaatgcttaaaaatcctgctatggcttattttatggggatgccttaaaatatgagaaacagggtattggagcctcagcttcacgatctgtccttccagggagcactcagggctgatttccttcagaatggataggtttgatcttcttgcagtccatgggactctcaagagtctcctccagcaccataattcaaaagcatcaattcttcggcgatcagccttatttatggtccagctctcacttccatacatcaccactgggaaaaccatagctttaactatacggacctttgtcggcaaggtgatgtctctgctttttaagatgctgtctaggtttgtcattgcttttctcccaagaagcaggcgtcttttaatttcgtgactgctgtcaccatctgcagtgatcaaggagcccaagaaagtaaaatctctcactgtctccatttcttccccttctatttgccaggaggtgatgggaccagtggccatgatcttggtttttttgatgttgagcttcagaccatattttgcgctctcctctttcaccctcattaaaaggttctttaattcctcctcgctttctgccatcaaggttgtgtcatctgcatatctgaggttgttgatatttcttccggcaatcttaattccggcttgggattcatctagtccagcctttcgcatgatgaattctgcatataagttaaataagcagggagacaatatacaaccttgtcgtactcctttcccaattttgaaccaatcagttgttccatatccagttctaactgtagcttcttgtcccacatagagatttctcaggagacagatgaggtgatcaggcactcccatttctttaagaacttgccatagtttgctgtggtcgacacagtcaaaggcttttgcatagtcaatgaagcagaagtagacgtttttctggaactctctagctttctccataatccagcgcatgtttgctatttggtctctggttcctctgccctttcgaaatccagcttgcacttctgggagttctcggtccacatactgcctaagcctgccttgtagaattttaagcataaccttgctagcgtgtgaaatgagcgcaattgtgcggtagttggagcattctttggcactgcccttctttggaattgggatgtagactgatcttctccaatcctctggccattgctgagttttccaaacttgctggcatattgggtgtagcaccttaacagcatcatcttttaaaattttaaatagttcagctggaatatcatcacttccactggccttgttattagcagtgctttctaaggcccatttgacttcactctccactACACTTCCAACTACATTACCAACTACACTTCAGCATTACCAACTACACTTCAGCAAACACCATTCCTTCAGGTACTTGGGAAAGCACAAAAAAACCAACTTGCTTTTGTTGGATTTTTCTTTTATTCTCCTGTTTACAATCTTGTTGAAtgctttattttgcattttagtaTTTGGACTGGAAGTTCACTGTCTTATTTGCTGGCTTCTATTGACCGTTTAAATGTTAGATTTGTAGCATATTATACTTTAATTGTAAGACACCTTGAGAGGGCTTTGCCCTCAAAgggaatatacagtattaatacagtggtaccttgctagacgaatgcctcacaagacgaaaaacttgcaaaa
This window contains:
- the LOC118085713 gene encoding probable G-protein coupled receptor 34, which produces MNFSLAENETGKNSTEMPVTYCDTEEKSLSLTLLFSYSVIFVIGLVGNITALYVFLGIPCKKNSIHVYLLNVAIADLLLIFCLPFRIFYHIAQNKWLLGLLFCKIVGNLFYMNMYISIVLLGLISWDRYVKINKSIPRARVLTARQSVYLCCTLWTVAIMGFILMVVQSTRNEDKYSSKCFHYREKQNAKMEAGVNYILVIIFWIVSILLILSYVKIANNLLKISKKRTSFPNTRTYVAIARKSFIVLIIFTLCFVPYHIFRFIYITSQLQKTSCYWKQIIHKYNEITLVFSSFNSCLDPVMYFFMSRSVRKTVLQLICKRLHVDSSVNESTSETKQGHSFQDNSEIPSHHSRMHLNKINN